One window of Leptotrichia trevisanii DSM 22070 genomic DNA carries:
- the tilS gene encoding tRNA lysidine(34) synthetase TilS — protein MEKVKKIEKKILKKLQKTIENKLVIEKERILIAFSGGPDSVFLYYFLNFLKSKLSLEISIVYINHNLRNDVENDLKFVKEFAAENSVDYYIESIDVKRHAKENKKSLELAARELRYKAVENIRKKIGYDKIATGHNLDDNVETIIFRLLRGTSINGLKGIPRVRDNIVRLILEFEKSEILSFLKHKNQKYIIDYTNNENDYTRNFIRNKIFPDFERINPSFRQKVYALIEEINDREFEELEKSENFDKMAEIFKNEDELKKKLKEKNKLVQFLKQNDVEISREKINQIFDSFFYKNGILKDEGSKEFYLGENKFLQNKYGNLQIVKKSNKNNDRTEKSENIDSSFDKVEVLKKNQSIEWYNYKIMLYEKISDFKTYFVNEENMSYTFLKFTDDMDYKKIIVRNRKDGDRIFLKKLGHKKVKKILIDEKISKWERDFLPIIEMEISESQDCLKNLENKIEVKNSNFEFQNGENGTKMKEILTVSDIKFSKFLEKIYNNSVEKLGNTSKLLIIGRKNGR, from the coding sequence ATGGAAAAAGTAAAAAAAATTGAAAAGAAAATATTGAAAAAATTGCAAAAAACAATTGAAAATAAACTGGTTATTGAAAAGGAAAGAATTCTTATTGCGTTTTCTGGTGGGCCAGATTCAGTTTTCCTCTATTATTTTCTAAATTTTTTAAAAAGTAAACTTTCACTTGAAATTTCAATAGTTTATATTAATCACAACTTACGTAATGATGTTGAAAATGACTTAAAATTTGTAAAGGAATTTGCAGCTGAAAATAGTGTTGATTACTATATTGAAAGTATAGATGTAAAAAGGCATGCAAAGGAAAATAAGAAGTCGCTGGAACTTGCTGCAAGGGAGTTGCGGTATAAAGCCGTTGAAAATATTAGAAAAAAAATAGGTTATGATAAAATTGCAACAGGGCATAATTTGGATGATAATGTGGAAACTATTATTTTTAGGCTTTTGCGAGGGACTTCGATAAATGGGTTAAAAGGTATTCCAAGAGTGAGAGATAATATAGTAAGGCTGATATTGGAATTTGAGAAAAGTGAAATTTTATCTTTTTTGAAACATAAAAATCAGAAATATATAATTGATTATACAAATAATGAAAATGATTATACAAGAAACTTTATCCGAAATAAAATTTTTCCTGATTTTGAAAGAATAAATCCAAGTTTTAGACAAAAAGTTTACGCATTAATTGAAGAAATTAATGATAGAGAATTTGAAGAGCTTGAAAAAAGTGAAAATTTTGATAAAATGGCTGAAATATTTAAAAATGAAGATGAATTGAAAAAAAAATTAAAAGAGAAGAATAAATTGGTTCAGTTTTTGAAACAAAATGATGTGGAAATTTCGAGAGAGAAGATTAATCAGATTTTTGACAGTTTTTTTTATAAAAATGGAATTTTAAAAGATGAAGGTTCAAAGGAATTTTATTTGGGGGAAAATAAATTTTTACAAAACAAATATGGAAATTTACAAATAGTAAAAAAGAGTAATAAAAATAATGATAGAACTGAAAAAAGTGAAAATATTGACAGTTCATTTGATAAAGTAGAGGTTTTAAAGAAAAATCAAAGTATTGAGTGGTATAATTACAAGATAATGTTATATGAAAAAATTAGCGATTTTAAAACTTATTTTGTAAATGAAGAAAATATGAGTTATACGTTTCTTAAGTTTACTGATGACATGGATTATAAAAAAATCATTGTTAGAAATCGAAAGGATGGGGATAGGATTTTTTTAAAAAAATTGGGACATAAAAAGGTTAAGAAAATTTTGATTGATGAAAAGATTTCAAAGTGGGAAAGAGATTTTTTGCCAATTATTGAAATGGAAATTTCTGAAAGTCAAGATTGTTTAAAAAATCTGGAAAATAAAATAGAAGTTAAAAATTCAAATTTTGAATTTCAAAATGGGGAAAATGGAACTAAAATGAAAGAAATTTTGACTGTTTCGGATATTAAATTTTCAAAATTTCTGGAAAAAATTTATAATAATAGTGTTGAAAAACTGGGAAATACCAGTAAATTATTAATAATTGGGAGGAAAAATGGCAGATAG
- the mltG gene encoding endolytic transglycosylase MltG: protein MKNTLRIVYVVIFLILFMCLALFYNFFVAKKEYKNVNINVKKGTTFVQIYKDLKLNYGIIDKVYLKLNGGNIKLKVGTYKFNGKFSKYEIIRKIKSSETNGIRLTIPEGFTSKQVFARMEALELGTPEEINKVLSEMDFPYPHENNNFEGYFYPETYIFSENVTTKQVIQTILAEFLKKFPPEKYPDKQKFYDNLKMASIVEAEVPDAADKPKVAGIFMKRLEIGMKLESDATLKYELGRQATRNELKAQNTAYNSYKVKGLPPTPIGNPPIETFKAVLNAEKTDNLFFFTHKGKTYYSKTHEEHLKKRRESGQLK, encoded by the coding sequence ATGAAAAACACACTAAGAATAGTTTACGTTGTAATATTTTTAATATTATTTATGTGTCTGGCACTTTTTTATAATTTTTTTGTTGCAAAAAAAGAATATAAAAATGTTAATATAAATGTAAAAAAAGGAACAACATTTGTACAGATTTACAAGGATTTAAAATTAAATTATGGAATTATAGATAAGGTTTATCTAAAATTAAATGGTGGAAATATAAAGTTAAAAGTAGGAACCTATAAATTTAATGGAAAATTCTCGAAATATGAAATTATAAGAAAAATTAAGAGCAGTGAAACTAATGGGATAAGACTTACAATTCCAGAAGGATTTACTTCAAAGCAGGTATTTGCACGGATGGAGGCACTGGAGCTGGGAACGCCTGAAGAGATTAACAAAGTCCTGAGTGAAATGGATTTTCCATATCCACACGAAAATAATAATTTTGAAGGATATTTTTACCCTGAAACTTATATTTTTTCTGAAAATGTAACGACAAAGCAAGTTATTCAAACCATTCTTGCTGAATTTTTAAAAAAATTCCCGCCTGAAAAATATCCTGATAAACAGAAGTTTTATGATAATTTGAAAATGGCTTCGATTGTGGAGGCGGAAGTGCCAGATGCGGCAGATAAACCAAAAGTTGCGGGAATATTTATGAAAAGGCTGGAAATTGGAATGAAGCTGGAATCAGATGCCACTTTGAAATATGAGCTGGGTAGACAGGCTACAAGAAATGAATTAAAGGCACAAAATACTGCATATAATTCATATAAAGTAAAAGGACTGCCCCCAACACCGATTGGCAATCCTCCAATAGAAACTTTTAAAGCGGTATTAAATGCTGAAAAAACAGATAATTTATTTTTCTTTACACACAAAGGAAAAACCTATTACTCAAAAACCCACGAGGAGCATTTGAAAAAACGTCGTGAAAGCGGACAGTTAAAATAA